CACCAAGCATCTTGAAATGCTGCTATATCGTCTTGGCAGAGTGCAGGGTGTACACAAAGCAATTAGAATGAAATGATTTGCACAAAACCATTAACTAAAAAAGTACCACAGAGTTACACTGAGTACAACAGCGTTGCAAAGTGTCAAACCCTTTGTATTCACTATCAACCATTAACCTATTCTTTAACCTTTATCCTTTATCCCTTTTTCACCTTTCCCCTAAACTTTTTTTAACCAACCCCATTTATTGTTTTCGCATTTTTTGCATTATATTGGTGGCAGGAAATTTTAAAGGTTATGAGAAAGATTTTTTTAACAGCAGCAATAGCATTATATGCGATAAATTCTTTGCAGGCACAGCTTGTTCAGGATTTATACAGAATTTACGAGCCGGTTTATAGAAGTTCTGAGACCGACTCAACTGCTGTGTTTACCCCATTTGGAATAGTTAAGCCCGGAATAAATTACGGTTTAAGCATGGGAACAGGCTATTCCTTTTTGGGCAACGGGATTGGTATGTCCGGGAGCTATATAGCCCCAAGTGTAACCTACTCAAATAACCGCTTACAGGTAGTTGCAGGTGTTACTCTCTCACACACAAATATGCATGGATTAAGACCCGATGGTGCCAATTTTGCTCAACCTTATAGCGGTGCAAATCCATATCAGGCATGGGCATACACTCAATACCAATTCTCAAACCGTTTTAGCGTGTATGCCATGGGAGCGGTATCGCAAAACCAAACCTTATTCTCACCCTTTAATAGCTATATGGGAACTTTTAATAGCCAACAATTTGGTGTTGGATTTAATTACCGTTTAGGTAGTAAAACAACAATAGGAGCTAGCTTTAACTTTGTTAACCGCAATCCGAACAATCTCTTCTTTAACCCAAATTCTCCTTTTGGTTGGTAGAGTATAGAAACTCATATTTTGGGAATACTTAAAAATTTTTCATCGAAACATATTGTAAAAAAGGCTGCTCGCTGAGCAGCCTTTTTATATTAACCCCAATATCGCTATTTCTTTAATCCGCTACGTTTCAGTAACGCATCGATTGTTGGTTCCTGACCACGGAAACGCTTGTAAAGGGTCATCGGATGTTCGCTGCCACCTCTCGATAAAATATTCTCTCTGAAGCTCTGAGCAACCTCACGGTTAAATATTCCCTTTTCCTTAAAAAGCTCAAAAGCATCGGCATCGAGCACTTCGGCCCATTTGTAGCCGTAGTATCCGGCGGCATATCCACCCTCAAAGATATGGCCAAAGGTTACGCTCATATTTGTGCCTTTTACCGGGGGTAGAACATCCAGGGGATTAAGTACCTTTTTCTCAAATCTGTCAACATCTTCAGTTACAGGCTTAGTAATGGTGTGCCATGCCATATCGAGTATTCCAAAACCTAACTGACGTAGCGAAAAGTAGCCTGCCTGAAAATTACGGCTATCAATAATCTTTTGAACAAGCTCCTGCGGGATTTTCTCGCCGGTTTGGTAGTGTACCGCAAATAAGTCGAGGTATTCCTTTTCAACTGCAAAGTTCTCCATGATTTGTGATGGCAGTTCCACAAAATCCCTATAAACCGAGGTTCCGCTAAGCGATGAGTAGTTGCAATCGGTTAGCATACCATGCAGTGCATGACCAAACTCATGAAGGAAGGTAGAAAACTCATAGAAAGTAAGCAACGATGGTTGTTTGTCGGTTGGTTTAGTAAAATTGGTAACAATTGAAACAATTGGGCGAATGTCCTTGCCTTTTTCACGGTACTGTGAACGGAACGAGGTCATCCATGCACCTCCACTCTTACCCTCGCGAGGGAAAAAGTCGAGGTATAGGACTGACATGAAACGTCCGCTACCATCGTACACCTCGTATGCTTTTACATCGGGGTGGTAAACAGGGATGTTAGCGTTAGGTAAAAAAGTAAGTCCGTACAGCTTATTGGCCAGAAGGAAAACACCATCGATAACCTTCTCGAGCTGGAAATAAGGCTTTAGCTCCTCCTCGTTATAGCTATACTTTGCATTCTTAAGCTTTTCGGAGTAATACGACCAATCCCAACGTTCAAGTTTGCCCTTAAATCCCAGCTGGCGGGCAAATTCCTCAACCTCTTTAACCTCCTCGCGAGCAGCAGGCAACGATGCGGCAACCAACTGGTCAAGGAATTGATTAACTCGCTCAGGAGTTTCGGCCATGCGGTTCTCAAGGACAAAGGTGGCGAAGTTTGGATAACCTAGAAGGTTTGCCAATTCTAACCTAAGATTTGCGATACGTTGAGCAATTTTTTGGTTATCGTACTCATTGCCCTTGAAACAACGATTACCGTAAGCCATATAGAGCTGTTTACGGAGTTCGCGGTTATCGGCATACTTCATAAATGGGCCATACATGGGGTAGTCAAGTGTAATAACCCAACCCTCGAGCCCTTTCTGTTTAGCTGTATAGGCAGCAGCATCAATAAGGCTTTGGGGTAAGCCCGCCAAATAGGCCTCATTGGTTATATGTAGCTTATAGCTGTTAGTTTCAGCCAATACGTTTTGGTTAAACTTTACTGTTAACTCGGAAAGTTCACGGCTAATGGCACGATACTTCTCCTTATCGGCCTCGCTTAGGTTGGCCCCATTACGCACAAAACCTTTATAGGTTTTATCGACAAGCATCATTTGTTCAGGAGTGAGCTTCAGGGAATCGCGCTTTTCCCAAACCGCCTTAACCCTTTTAAAGAGCTCAGGGTTAAGGTTGATGTCGTTGGAGAAATCGGTAAGCTTTGGTGAGGCCTCAATCACTATTTGCTGAAGAACGCTATCGGTTTCAGCCTCATTTAAATTGAATAGAATATTGGAAACATCGGCAAGCAGCTTACCGCTATGGTCAAGGGCCTCAATGGTATTCTCAAAGGTTGGTTCTTCGGTATTATTAACTATTGCATCAATCTCACGACGAGCCACTGATATAGCCGAATCAAGCGCCGGCATGTAGTGCTCATGCTTTATCTTATCGAACGGTGGTGTCTGATACGGTGTATCAAACTTACTCAGTAATGGGTTCTTATCGGCTTTTTCCTGACACGATACTGCAAGTAATACTAACATAATGCCCAGAATTGATTTTGATTGTTTTAGCATAACTAATTAATGTTTTTAAAATTTGGTGTCAAAAGTAATTCTTTTTGTACAGATTAATCTTGATTTCGAGAATTTAACCCTTGGTGATGTTTTCGAACAGCTGACCAAGCATTCGGTTTAACTCAATAACCTCAATTGGCTTAAGGTTATGCATGACCATCCCTACTGCTTGTAAGACTATCCTCTCCCCCTCAGGTTTAAAGTTGATAGCAGTTTTTGTAGGTGAAATTAACTCCTTTCGTTTGTCGAACGGCTCTGCCATTTTAGTTACTAAGTCAATGCGTTCCATGCAGGCTATTGTTCGGGAAAGCGAAGCCCTATCGCGATTGGTTAGCTCAGCTAAACGACCTTGTGTTAAAGGATTCTCCTTAAAAAGGTGATTCATAATGAACCAGTAATCGGCAGTAAACTCCTCGCCAAATGCCTCGGTTAACCTTCTTGTAATTTCCCCCCTTATGGCTATTGCAGCCCGGTATAAGTTTTCGGGCAGATTTAGTATCTCAACATTAAATTCATTCATCACAGAATAATTTTTTGGTAGTGCAAAAATAAACCTTAAGCTTTTCCGTTAACACAAATTAAGTATTTTCGCAAAAGTTTTGCATTTTAGTAATTGTAAATAAATGAACCGCAAATTAGCCTTACTATCTATATTTGGATTATTACTTCTTTTGGCTTGTAAGGAAAAGATTGAACCTGGTGTAAGCCAACAGCTTGCCAACCAACGTAAACAAACCCTTTCAAATATTGAGTATAACATTTATATTGATATCCCTGAAAGCGAAAATGCTCCAGTTCCCGGACGTGTTGAGTTGATGTTTGAACTAAATGAGCGCTACAACCTACCAATCGATTTCAGGAATGCCGATAGCTGCCTTTTAAATTTAACCGTTAACTATCGCCAGATTAGTGCCAGGGTAAATAATGGTCATGTTATAATTCCTAAAAGTTACCTTTACCAAGGGCAAAATAAAATTGCAATCGACTTTTTGGCTGGAAAAACCTCACTCAACCGCAAAGGCGATTACCTTTTCAGCTTACTGGTGCCCGACAGGGCATCAACCGTTTTCCCTTGCTTTGACCAACCCAACCTGAAAGCAAGTTACAACCTAACCCTCCAAACCCCTAAGGATTGGGTAGCCGTGAGCAATTCCCCTGTAATTAACAAAATGGAAACTGACACCTCTACCCTTTGGATATTTGACAAGACCTACCCTATCAGCACTTACCTTTTTGCCTTTGCAGCCGGCAAGTTTAAAGCTATTGACTTTGTAGCGGATAGTTTTAAAATGACCATTTACCATCGCGAGACCGATACCCAAAAGGTAGCCAGAAATATCAAAAAAGTGTTTGAGTTGCACCAAAGCGCTATCAAATGGCTCGAAGACTATACCAGAATCAATTACCCCTTCCAGAAGCTCGATGTGGTTCTGATTCCCGATTTTCCATACAGCGGCATGGAGCATCCGGGAGCAATATTTTACAGGGATAGCCGTATTTTACTCGACGAAAATCCCTCGGTTACCCAACAGCTAAACCAGGCGAACCTAATTGCTCACGAGGTTTCGCACCAGTGGTTTGGGAATCTGGTTACCATGAACTGGTTCAACGATGTTTGGCTTAAGGAGGTATTTGCCGGACTTATGGCCGATAAAATTGTTAACCCTCAATACCCCAGGCTAAATCATCAGCTCAGCTTTGTACTCTCACATTACCCCAGAGCCTACTCGGTGGACAGAACAGGCGGCGCAAACCCTATCCGCCAAAACCTCGACAACCTTATGCTTGCCGGGACACTTTACGGCGATATCATCTACCATAAAGCACCCATTGCCCTCCAGCAGCTTGAGCTGATGCTAGGTGAAAATAAATTCAGGGAAGGCCTAAATATCTACCTGAAAAAGTATGCATACAGTAATGCCGGTTGGAATGAATTGATTGAGATTTTCGATAACCTCTCGTCCGATGATATTAAATCGTGGAGCAAACGTTGGATTGATGCACCTGGGATGCCTGCCATATATGTTGATATGGTGAGCGATGTAATCAATATTAGCCAAACCGACAACTGGCTCCCCATGGAGTTTGAGGTTATGATACCTACCACTGCAGGATACCAGACAGAGAAAGTTAGGCTTAATGAAAAGCATACCGAAATTCCGATGCCAAAAAATTTCACGGGGTTAAAAGCAATCATTCCTAACAGTAATGGTTTGGGGTATGGACTTTTCGTTTCTACCGATCGCGATCTAACTCTTTTACAGCTCAATGAATTAGCAAACAACGATGTGGCTCGCGCTTCATTCTTCATCAACCTACATGAGCTTTTTCTAAATCATTTAGTTGATACCGATACATACTTCCGTTTCCTGGCCAATGCCCTTAGCCGAGAAAAAGACCCTCAAATAAGAAACTACCTACTAGGCAATCTGGAAACTGTGTGGTGGCAATTCCTTGACCACACAAACCAAATTATACTTTCGCAAACCCTGCAGGAAGCCTTACTGGGAATATTTAACAACCCAAAAATACCTGCCGATGAGCGCAAACCTGCTTTCCTAACCTATTGCAGAACGTCTATCACTCCTGAGGCTGTTGAATTCATTGAAAATATTTGGGCAGGTAGAGTTCAAATCAAAGGGATTTCAATAAGTGAAAACGACTTCATAGACCTTTCGTTCCAGCTTG
This window of the Tenuifilum sp. 4138str genome carries:
- a CDS encoding MarR family winged helix-turn-helix transcriptional regulator — encoded protein: MNEFNVEILNLPENLYRAAIAIRGEITRRLTEAFGEEFTADYWFIMNHLFKENPLTQGRLAELTNRDRASLSRTIACMERIDLVTKMAEPFDKRKELISPTKTAINFKPEGERIVLQAVGMVMHNLKPIEVIELNRMLGQLFENITKG
- a CDS encoding M1 family metallopeptidase, which produces MNRKLALLSIFGLLLLLACKEKIEPGVSQQLANQRKQTLSNIEYNIYIDIPESENAPVPGRVELMFELNERYNLPIDFRNADSCLLNLTVNYRQISARVNNGHVIIPKSYLYQGQNKIAIDFLAGKTSLNRKGDYLFSLLVPDRASTVFPCFDQPNLKASYNLTLQTPKDWVAVSNSPVINKMETDTSTLWIFDKTYPISTYLFAFAAGKFKAIDFVADSFKMTIYHRETDTQKVARNIKKVFELHQSAIKWLEDYTRINYPFQKLDVVLIPDFPYSGMEHPGAIFYRDSRILLDENPSVTQQLNQANLIAHEVSHQWFGNLVTMNWFNDVWLKEVFAGLMADKIVNPQYPRLNHQLSFVLSHYPRAYSVDRTGGANPIRQNLDNLMLAGTLYGDIIYHKAPIALQQLELMLGENKFREGLNIYLKKYAYSNAGWNELIEIFDNLSSDDIKSWSKRWIDAPGMPAIYVDMVSDVINISQTDNWLPMEFEVMIPTTAGYQTEKVRLNEKHTEIPMPKNFTGLKAIIPNSNGLGYGLFVSTDRDLTLLQLNELANNDVARASFFINLHELFLNHLVDTDTYFRFLANALSREKDPQIRNYLLGNLETVWWQFLDHTNQIILSQTLQEALLGIFNNPKIPADERKPAFLTYCRTSITPEAVEFIENIWAGRVQIKGISISENDFIDLSFQLAVREVHNADSILQVQEERIQNADRLAKFRFVRRAATPDEALRDDFFHSLLIAQNRRPEPWVAEGLRLFFHPLRANHSIHYLSAALDLLPEIQQTNDIFFPKIWLDAVLYGHSSTEAAKIVTKWIQEHPQLSPNLKGKLMQSADLLFRAAGSK
- a CDS encoding M3 family metallopeptidase, which encodes MLKQSKSILGIMLVLLAVSCQEKADKNPLLSKFDTPYQTPPFDKIKHEHYMPALDSAISVARREIDAIVNNTEEPTFENTIEALDHSGKLLADVSNILFNLNEAETDSVLQQIVIEASPKLTDFSNDINLNPELFKRVKAVWEKRDSLKLTPEQMMLVDKTYKGFVRNGANLSEADKEKYRAISRELSELTVKFNQNVLAETNSYKLHITNEAYLAGLPQSLIDAAAYTAKQKGLEGWVITLDYPMYGPFMKYADNRELRKQLYMAYGNRCFKGNEYDNQKIAQRIANLRLELANLLGYPNFATFVLENRMAETPERVNQFLDQLVAASLPAAREEVKEVEEFARQLGFKGKLERWDWSYYSEKLKNAKYSYNEEELKPYFQLEKVIDGVFLLANKLYGLTFLPNANIPVYHPDVKAYEVYDGSGRFMSVLYLDFFPREGKSGGAWMTSFRSQYREKGKDIRPIVSIVTNFTKPTDKQPSLLTFYEFSTFLHEFGHALHGMLTDCNYSSLSGTSVYRDFVELPSQIMENFAVEKEYLDLFAVHYQTGEKIPQELVQKIIDSRNFQAGYFSLRQLGFGILDMAWHTITKPVTEDVDRFEKKVLNPLDVLPPVKGTNMSVTFGHIFEGGYAAGYYGYKWAEVLDADAFELFKEKGIFNREVAQSFRENILSRGGSEHPMTLYKRFRGQEPTIDALLKRSGLKK